A single genomic interval of Zingiber officinale cultivar Zhangliang chromosome 4A, Zo_v1.1, whole genome shotgun sequence harbors:
- the LOC121969493 gene encoding aminomethyltransferase, mitochondrial-like encodes MGGRGLCRLGQCISRRLARSNPRLFATAPFLEPAELKKTALHDFHVEHGGKMVPFAGWSMPLQYRDSIMESTLHCRASAGLFDVSHMCGLSLRGRDCVPFLETLVVADVAGLQPGTGTLTIFTNERGGAIDDSVVAKVGDDHIYLVVNAGCRDKDLAHIGAHMEAFKSKGGSVEWHIHDERSLLALQGPMSAPVLQLLTKENLSKFYFGEFRTTNINGSLCFLTRTGYTGEDGFEISVPSEDALDLTKAILEKSEGKVKLTGLGARDSLRLEAGLCLYGNDMEQNITPVEAGLSWAIGKRRRAEGGFLGSEVILKQLQEGPAIRRVGFFSTGPPPRSHSEIFSSSGEKIGEVTSGGFSPCLKKNIAMGYVKSGFHKVGTEAKIVIRGKSNDGVVTKMPFVPTKYYKPS; translated from the exons ATGGGCGGACGCGGTCTGTGCCGTCTCGGCCAATGCATCTCCCGCCGCCTCGCCCGATCTAATCCCCGCCTCTTTGCCACCGCTCCCTTCCTTGAGCCGGCGGAACTCAAGAAGACGGCCCTCCACGACTTCCACGTCGAGCACGGCGGCAAGATGGTGCCTTTCGCCGGGTGGAGCATGCCTCTCCAGTACAGGGACTCGATCATGGAATCCACCCTCCACTGCCGTGCCTCCGCCGGCCTCTTCGACGTGTCCCACATGTGCGGCCTCAGCCTCCGCGGCCGCGACTGCGTTCCCTTCCTCGAGACTCTCGTCGTCGCCGATGTGGCTGGCCTGCAGCCTGGCACCGGGACGCTCACGATCTTCACCAACGAGCGCGGCGGCGCCATCGATGATTCTGTGGTCGCCAAGGTGGGGGACGATCACATCTATCTGGTGGTGAACGCCGGATGTAGGGATAAAGATCTGGCGCACATTGGCGCGCACATGGAGGCATTCAAGTCCAAGGGAGGGTCTGTGGAGTGGCACATTCATGATGAGAGATCGCTGCTTGCCCTTCAG GGCCCCATGTCTGCACCGGTTCTCCAATTGTTAACAAAGGAGAACCTAAGTAAATTTTATTTTGGCGAGTTCCGCACTACCAACATCAATGGATCTCTTTGTTTCCTCACAAGAACTGG TTATACAGGTGAGGATGGTTTTGAAATATCAGTTCCATCTGAGGATGCTTTAGATCTTACAAAGGCAATTCTGGAGAAATCCGAAGGTAAGGTTAAGTTGACAGGTTTAGGTGCTCGAGACAGTCTCCGCCTTGAAGCTGGCCTTTGTCTGTATGGCAACGACATGGAGCAAAACATTACACCTGTTGAAGCTGGCCTTTCATGGGCAATTGGCAAGAGAAGAAGAGCAGAAGGTGGTTTCCTGGGCTCAGAGGTGATCTTAAAGCAACTCCAAGAAGGTCCAGCCATCCGGCGCGTCGGCTTCTTCTCGACAGGCCCTCCCCCTCGAAGTCACAGTGAAATCTTTAGCAGCTCTGGGGAAAAGATCGGAGAGGTGACCAGCGGAGGCTTCAGTCCCTGCCTAAAGAAAAACATAGCAATGGGCTATGTGAAATCAGGTTTCCACAAGGTTGGGACCGAAGCGAAGATAGTTATTCGAGGAAAGTCCAACGATGGAGTTGTAACAAAGATGCCGTTCGTGCCGACCAAGTATTACAAACCATCCTAG